A single region of the Salvia splendens isolate huo1 chromosome 18, SspV2, whole genome shotgun sequence genome encodes:
- the LOC121777099 gene encoding G-type lectin S-receptor-like serine/threonine-protein kinase SD1-13: protein MKSPICNCLRGFEPVNEDEWRRGNWTNGCRRRNRLQCGDDGFERLRYMKVLDFAQPLPSRVQDECRTRCAGNCSCIAYAYDSYIGCMFWSNTLIDTQEFGSVGVDLYVRLSASEFGSHKERKLFIIIPVAVSFVCISIMIFIAWWLMVKRKGDKVKDTSIVEAGQMVTTDSTAIVLRNESKEVYIGDLPKFTFEMLAKATNRFHEDNLLGRGGFGPVYKGILANGKEIAVKRLSADSGQGMQEFMNEVIVISKLQHRNLVKLLGGCVEKEEKILIYEYMPNKSLDICLFGPTNPTKKLLDWNVRYSIIEGIGRGILYLHRDSRLRIIHRDLKPSNVLLDQDWNPKISDFGMARIFEGNEDHGSTARVVGTYGYMAPEYGMGGRFSEKSDVYSIGVLILEIIKGKKNTNYFNDEFSWSLIGCAWKMWNEGNGLSFVEESIASRERKEEMVRCIQIGLLCVQESPNNRPAIQTVLSMLSGEIVELPLPMQPVFAEQNVSTNHNGYSNNELTLTVLDGR, encoded by the exons ATGAAATCTCCTATTTGTAACTGTTTGAGAGGTTTTGAGCCTGTAAATGAGGATGAATGGAGGAGAGGGAATTGGACTAATGGATGCAGGAGGAGGAACCGGTTGCAATGTGGAGACGATGGATTTGAGAGGTTGCGGTATATGAAGGTTCTGGACTTTGCTCAACCCTTGCCTTCGAGGGTTCAAGACGAATGTCGAACTAGATGTGCGGGGAACTGCTCCTGCATAGCTTATGCTTATGATAGTTACATTGGTTGTATGTTTTGGAGCAATACATTGATTGACACTCAGGAGTTTGGTAGTGTTGGTGTTGATCTCTACGTTCGTCTCTCTGCTTCCGAATTTG GTAGCCACAAGGAAAGAAAGCTTTTCATCATAATTCCGGTAGCTGTGAGTTTTGTTTGCATATCTATCATGATCTTCATTGCTTGGTGGCTGATGGTAAAGAGGAAAG GAGATAAAGTGAAAGATACGAGTATTGTGGAAGCAGGCCAGATGGTTACTACGGATTCAACTGCAATCGTACTTAGAAATGAGTCAAAGGAGGTTTATATCGGAGATTTGCCAAAGTTCACTTTCGAGATGCTTGCTAAAGCAACAAACCGGTTCCACGAAGATAATCTTCTTGGAAGGGGTGGTTTTGGTCCTGTTTACAAG GGAATTctggcaaacgggaaagaaatcGCTGTAAAGAGACTATCAGCAGACTCCGGACAAGGAATGCAAGAATTCATGAATGAAGTGATTGTGATTTCCAAACTCCAACACAGGAATCTTGTCAAACTGTTAGGAGGCTGTGTtgagaaagaagagaagattCTCATATACGAATACATGCCAAACAAAAGCTTAGATATTTGTCTCTTTG GTCCTACAAATCCAACAAAGAAGTTGTTAGATTGGAATGTGCGTTACAGCATTATCGAGGGCATCGGACGAGGCATCTTGTACCTTCACAGAGACTCAAGACTAAGGATCATTCACAGAGACCTAAAGCCAAGTAACGTTCTCCTAGACCAAGACTGGAATCCAAAAATCTCGGATTTTGGGATGGCAAGAATATTCGAAGGCAATGAAGACCATGGAAGTACTGCAAGAGTCGTGGGAACATA CGGATACATGGCGCCAGAATACGGAATGGGAGGCAGATTTTCTGAAAAATCTGATGTATACAGCATCGGAGTGTTGATATTGGAGATTATAAAAGGGAAAAAGAACACAAACTATTTCAATGATGAATTTTCCTGGAGTCTCATAGGATGT GCATGGAAAATGTGGAATGAGGGTAACGGTTTGAGCTTCGTGGAGGAAAGCATCGCAAGTAGGGAGAGAAAGGAAGAAATGGTTCGATGCATTCAAATAGGGCTGCTGTGTGTCCAAGAATCACCGAACAACAGACCTGCGATTCAAACCGTTCTTTCGATGCTGAGTGGTGAAATTGTGGAGCTGCCACTACCCATGCAGCCAGTGTTCGCGGAGCAGAATGTGTCAACGAACCATAATGGCTACTCCAATAACGAGCTCACTCTCACCGTGCTTGATGGTCGATAA
- the LOC121777161 gene encoding G-type lectin S-receptor-like serine/threonine-protein kinase SD1-13, which yields MPRRITQLIVLILQSIVCLSLQNDTISAGVIIRDPETIISAKQEYKLGFFSPPNTTNRYLGIFFTLSEETVIWVANRDTPLKDSSSAVTLSRDGNLVVLDGTNRTVWSTNLTTSSVNTVVQILDTGNLILQEEDSRDTLWESFSHPTDVMVQGMRLSQNVNTGKQVLLTAWKSATDPAIGSFTGGLDAASGAPQLVVWDEGRPHWRSGPWNGLIFLGIKEMFYAYLDGFSQVRNDSVGNFFYSRPQNNGLVTISLNSSGSAIRKLWNGEAKRWDVVMAYPDNECDVYGTCGAFGSCNALESPICSCLRGFEPANEDEWRKGNWTNGCRRKSQLQCGDNGFERLQYMKVPDFAQTLPSRVQNECRTACLRNCSCIAYAYDINIGCMFWSDTLIDTQEFDRVGVDLYVRLSASEFESHKKRKLYIIIAVVVGFVFISVMIFTAWWLMRRKGRKGQDSSILEAGQMFTTDSTAIVLKNETREVNIGDLPKFTFEMLANATNQFHEDNLLGRGGFGPVYKGVLANEKEIAVKRLSAESGQGMQEFMNEVIVISKLQHRNLVKLLGGCVEKEEKILIYEYMPNKSLDTCLFGHTNPTKKLLDWNMRSSIIEGIGRGILYLHRDSRLRIIHRDLKPSNVLLDHDWNPKISDFGMARIFGGNEDHGSTARVVGTYGYMAPEYGMEGRFSEKSDVYSFGVLILEIIKGKKNTHYFNDEWSLSLIEYAWKMWSGGKGLSFVEESIASRETEEEMVRCIQIGLLCVQDYPQDRPSIEIVLSMLSGVIVELPVPKQPVFAENGSIPGPNGSTQQNVYSNNELTLSVLDGR from the exons ATGCCAAGAAGAATCACTCAACTCATTGTTCTCATTCTCCAAAGCATTGTATGTTTGAGTTTACAAAATGACACAATTTCAGCTGGTGTGATCATCAGAGATCCTGAAACCATTATATCAGCAAAGCAGGAATACAAACTGGGATTCTTCTCTCCTCCAAACACAACCAACCGCTACTTAGGAATCTTCTTCACCTTGTCGGAAGAAACCGTGATATGGGTTGCCAACAGAGACACACCCCTCAAAGACTCTTCCAGTGCCGTTACTCTGTCTCGAGATGGCAATCTTGTCGTCTTAGATGGGACTAATCGAACCGTCTGGTCGACTAATCTCACAACATCTTCTGTTAATACAGTCGTCCAAATCCTGGACACTGGCAATCTCATCTTGCAGGAAGAGGACTCTAGAGACACGCTGTGGGAGTCGTTCTCACATCCTACGGATGTGATGGTGCAGGGAATGAGGCTAAGCCAAAACGTAAACACAGGGAAGCAG GTGCTGCTGACAGCGTGGAAAAGTGCGACCGACCCTGCGATAGGGAGCTTCACAGGGGGCCTGGATGCCGCGAGCGGGGCACCACAGCTTGTCGTTTGGGACGAGGGGCGACCGCACTGGAGGAGCGGGCCGTGGAACGGCCTGATATTTCTCGGGATAAAGGAGATGTTCTACGCCTACTTGGACGGGTTCAGTCAGGTGAGGAACGACAGTGTAGGGAATTTCTTCTATTCGAGGCCGCAGAATAATGGACTTGTGACAATCAGCTTGAATTCTTCGGGTAGTGCGATTCGGAAGTTGTGGAATGGCGAGGCAAAGAGATGGGACGTGGTGATGGCGTATCCTGACAACGAGTGTGATGTTTATGGAACGTGTGGGGCGTTTGGTAGCTGCAATGCTCTCGAATCGCCTATTTGTAGTTGCTTGAGAGGTTTTGAGCCTGCAAATGAGGATGAATGGAGGAAAGGGAATTGGACTAATGGTTGTAGGAGGAAGAGCCAGTTGCAGTGTGGAGACAATGGATTTGAGAGGTTGCAGTATATGAAGGTTCCGGACTTTGCTCAAACCTTGCCTTCGAGGGTTCAAAACGAGTGTCGGACTGCGTGTCTGAGGAACTGCTCATGCATAGCTTATGCTTATGATATTAACATTGGTTGTATGTTTTGGAGCGATACCTTGATTGATACTCAAGAGTTTGATCGTGTTGGTGTTGATCTCTACGTTCGTCTCTCTGCTTCTGAATTTG AGAGCCACAAGAAGAGAAAGTTGTACATCATAATTGCAGTAGTTGTGGGTTTTGTATTCATATCTGTTATGATATTTACTGCATGGTGGTTGATGAGGAGGAAAG GGAGAAAAGGCCAAGATTCAAGTATTTTGGAAGCAGGGCAGATGTTCACGACGGATTCAACTGCAATCGTGCTAAAAAACGAAACAAGGGAGGTTAATATTGGCGATTTGCCAAAGTTCACTTTCGAGATGCTTGCTAATGCAACCAACCAGTTCCATGAAGATAATCTTCTTGGGAGGGGAGGTTTCGGTCCTGTTTACAAG GGAGTTCTGGCGAACGAGAAAGAAATTGCAGTGAAAAGACTATCAGCGGAATCTGGACAAGGGATGCAAGAATTCATGAATGAAGTGATTGTGATTTCCAAACTCCAACACAGGAATCTTGTCAAACTGTTAGGAGGTTGTGTtgagaaagaagagaagattCTGATATATGAATACATGCCAAACAAAAGCTTGGACACTTGTCTATTTG GTCATACGAATCCCACAAAGAAGTTGCTGGATTGGAATATGCGTTCCAGCATTATCGAGGGCATTGGACGAGGCATATTGTACCTTCACAGAGACTCAAGACTAAGGATCATACACAGAGACTTGAAACCAAGCAATGTTCTGCTAGACCATGACTGGAATCCAAAAATCTCGGATTTTGGGATGGCAAGAATATTCGGAGGCAATGAAGACCATGGCAGTACTGCAAGAGTCGTGGGAACATA TGGATACATGGCGCCAGAATACGGAATGGAAGGCAGATTTTCTGAAAAATCTGATGTATACAGCTTCGGGGTGCTGATTCTGGAGATCATTAAAGGAAAAAAGAACACACACTATTTCAATGATGAATGGTCTTTGAGCCTTATAGAATAT GCGTGGAAAATGTGGAGTGGGGGCAAAGGTTTGAGTTTCGTGGAGGAAAGCATTGCCAGTAGGGAGACGGA